The following nucleotide sequence is from Anaeromicrobium sediminis.
ATTATTTTGAAAATCTAGCGGCCTAATATACATAATTTCACCATCCCTATAGGTGTATTATTTTTATGCCATCCTCATTTTTTATAAATTTAACTTTACTCAATTCATCCCTTACATAGTAAATAGCATTATTTACTGATATCTTAACTCCTGGATAAACCCCCTCATCTATCTTAACTGACCCTATTTCCTTTGACTTGGCAATTTGCTCTTCTATGGAATCCAATTCTTCATTTAACTCTATTTCTTTAATCTTTAAAAAATTCTCTGTTTTAATAGACTTTTCATATATGGATTGCTTATCCTTAGTAAACAATGGAGTATCAATAATTTTATTTAATAGTTTTATTGCCTTTATTACATTTTCACGATTTCTACTTACTACCTTTAACTCTTCTTGTACTTTTTTATATGTTTCTTTACTTTCAGGATTAATCCCTGTCTCTATTCTAGTAATAGTGGCCATGCTAGAGCCTATGATCATAGCCTCGATTTCTTTAGCAGCAGTGGTTTCACCTCCTACGATTAATCCTTTTTTTCCTTTTGCATATACAGCCCCTTGCACTTGTACACTAGAATGCATTATTATATCTACAAAAAGATCTCCTCTCACAACTACATTACTATTTTGTATGTATTTACAATTCAAGTTACCTTCACAAATTATATATCCATTATTTTGACTTTGTATTCCCTTGTGAATAATTATATGCCCACCAGCTTTTACTCGAGCTCCTTCTACCACACCAAAAATTTCAATGTTCCCAGTGGCCTCCACCTCAAAACCAGTTCTCACATGTCCATTTATAACAATATTTCCATCAAAGTGAATATTTCCAGTATTATTGTCCACATCCCCTTGAATTTCATATACATTAGATACACTTATTTTTCCTTCATCATATAACACTTGTCCAGCAATATCTGCATATACACTAAGACCATCCTCACTCAAACTAGTGTTCTTACCAGCCCTTAATAGAATATCTTTTCCTTTCCTAGCTCGTACAGTCCTTCCGAATACATCTATTCCGTCGGAACCATTTGCAGGCAAGTCCTTTTGACCCAATAATTCACCTTGTTCCACCATTGTAATTAGATTTAATTCTTTGAAATCAACAGTTCCATCTTCATTCATTTTAGGCTTAACTTTTTTATCTAAAGAAAAGGAAAGGTTTATTTTAGCATCTTTCCCATCGACAGAAGTAATACCTCTAGCAATTTCTTCTTTAATTATATGATTTTCACTATTTAAAAGTTCTTTAATTTTCGGATGATCTATTCCATACTTTATTCCTCTTTCTTTTAAAGCACTTAAAATGTGTGCTTCCGTTTTTAACGCCTCATCAAGTATGGTAATATTTACTACCATGTTATCCTGTGAAACATCTAAAAATAGTTTATTCACTTCAATCCCACCTTCGCACTTTAAAACTATATTATATTTGAAAGTTTAGTTCCTAATTTATTTATTGCCTTACTATGAATTTGGGATATTCTTGATTCAGATACATTAAGAATATGGGCAATTTCTTTATAAGTCAACTCCTCATAATAATATAATTTTATAACCATTTGTTCTTTCTCTGACAAATTCTCTAGACTTCTAATTAACTCCGCTTTTATTTCTTCTTTCTCTATGGTCTTGTCTGGGTTATACTCATGATAATTGGATACTATGGAAAAACTGCTATTGTTAGATATTTTTTCTTCAAGTGACACTACCGATAAGGTATGAATTTCATTAAATACATTATCTAATTCCCTTTTACTTATGCCTACATATTCTGCAATTTCCGTATCTGTAGCATATCTTCCTAGCTTATTTTCCAATTCAAAATAAGCTCGTTCAATATTTTTATGTTTTTGCCTTATTGACCTAGGAACCCAATCTAAATTTCTCAATTGATCTATTATGGCTCCTCTAATTCTAATTTGAGCATAGGTCTCAAATTTCACATTTTTATTATGATCAAATTTTTCAATAGCATCCATGAGTCCAAAAATCCCGTAACTTATTAGATCCTCATATTCCACATTATTTCCATAGCTACTAAATAATCTACCAGCCACATTTTTTACTATGGAAACATATTTTAAAATCAATTTCTCTTTTATATGCTTATCTTTTGTCTTTGCATATAGCTGCCATAACTTTTTATCATCCATAAAAAATCCCCCCTAGATTATTTCTTTTCCCCATATTTCTCTACTATATCTAAGGGACTAAACGATTCTTTTTCTTTCACTTCTAACATATTATTGACAAAATACTTAGTAGCAATAAATAAAATTATATAAAGTATTAATCCTCTACTTAAAAATACGGAAAACTCCATTTTTTTAACAATACCTATGATTGCTCCAATTATCATAAACATACTTAAAAGAAAATAATGAAGATATTTCAGTATAAACATTTAGACAACTCCTACTATATTTCTTTTGTACCTTTTCCAATAGTTTTTATGAACAAAATTCCCGTATCTGAATTTATTTCTATAGTCCTTCCAAAATTCCCGCCTGTATCGTCACCTATTAGTCGTATTCCTTTTTCTTTTAAAATTTCTTTGGTAGCAATTGCATTTCTTTGTCCTATTTTCATCAAGTCATTTTTAGTTGAAAAGGAAAACATTTGAGCTCCACCTGCAATTTTACTTACGAGACGAGTTTTTCGTGCTCCAGCCTTAATCATTTTATCTATTAAAATATCCATAGCCGTATCTGCAAACTTTGCTGGATTACTATTATTCTTAATACTTTTACTAGAAGGAAGCATTATATGAGCCAACCCCGCCACTTTACTTATTGGATCATATAGAGTAATTCCTATACAGGAACCTAATCCTAGAGTAGTTAAGCAATCCCCTGATTTTGCCACATTTAAATCTGCCATCCCCACTTTAATTACTTTCCCCATTATTCTAGCACTCCTAAACTCTTTAATAGTATTTCAAAGGATTCTACATCTGGGATTAAGAAAAAATATCCTTTTATATTATTGTTCCCCTCATTTAACTCTGTTTCTATTAATAAAACCTTGTCTCCAACTTGCCCATATTGAATTATTGGTACACTTAGTATTGCTCCTGCCATATCGACAGTCAAAGAAGGAATGGAAATTTTCATATCTAATTGAGTTAAAGTAGTTAATGAACGTACATATGCACCTGATAAAATATTCCCAACTTCCTGTAAGGCAGATATGTCCCATTCGCTTAATTCTTCTACATGGTCCTCCTTATTCATAAGCATATTGGCTAATTTTTTTGAAGAATCCATATTTAATAAAAACATTATGTTTCCATTTATATCTCCATCCACATCAAAATTAA
It contains:
- a CDS encoding chemotaxis protein CheD, with product MGKVIKVGMADLNVAKSGDCLTTLGLGSCIGITLYDPISKVAGLAHIMLPSSKSIKNNSNPAKFADTAMDILIDKMIKAGARKTRLVSKIAGGAQMFSFSTKNDLMKIGQRNAIATKEILKEKGIRLIGDDTGGNFGRTIEINSDTGILFIKTIGKGTKEI
- a CDS encoding DUF342 domain-containing protein, which gives rise to MNKLFLDVSQDNMVVNITILDEALKTEAHILSALKERGIKYGIDHPKIKELLNSENHIIKEEIARGITSVDGKDAKINLSFSLDKKVKPKMNEDGTVDFKELNLITMVEQGELLGQKDLPANGSDGIDVFGRTVRARKGKDILLRAGKNTSLSEDGLSVYADIAGQVLYDEGKISVSNVYEIQGDVDNNTGNIHFDGNIVINGHVRTGFEVEATGNIEIFGVVEGARVKAGGHIIIHKGIQSQNNGYIICEGNLNCKYIQNSNVVVRGDLFVDIIMHSSVQVQGAVYAKGKKGLIVGGETTAAKEIEAMIIGSSMATITRIETGINPESKETYKKVQEELKVVSRNRENVIKAIKLLNKIIDTPLFTKDKQSIYEKSIKTENFLKIKEIELNEELDSIEEQIAKSKEIGSVKIDEGVYPGVKISVNNAIYYVRDELSKVKFIKNEDGIKIIHL
- a CDS encoding FliA/WhiG family RNA polymerase sigma factor gives rise to the protein MDDKKLWQLYAKTKDKHIKEKLILKYVSIVKNVAGRLFSSYGNNVEYEDLISYGIFGLMDAIEKFDHNKNVKFETYAQIRIRGAIIDQLRNLDWVPRSIRQKHKNIERAYFELENKLGRYATDTEIAEYVGISKRELDNVFNEIHTLSVVSLEEKISNNSSFSIVSNYHEYNPDKTIEKEEIKAELIRSLENLSEKEQMVIKLYYYEELTYKEIAHILNVSESRISQIHSKAINKLGTKLSNII
- a CDS encoding chemotaxis protein CheC → MKITLDEINNEQMDVLKEIGNIGAGNATTALATMLNKRIDMKVPKVDILEFNEVTELLGGAEKKICGINFDVDGDINGNIMFLLNMDSSKKLANMLMNKEDHVEELSEWDISALQEVGNILSGAYVRSLTTLTQLDMKISIPSLTVDMAGAILSVPIIQYGQVGDKVLLIETELNEGNNNIKGYFFLIPDVESFEILLKSLGVLE